CGTCGAGAATCCAGTGGACGCGCTCGAAGCTGGGTTTCATGCCGAAGTCACCGCCAAGGCACTGGAACCGTTCGACGGTGAGTGGGTCGCCGTTCGGCAGCAGCGGGAAGCCGTGGGCGGCCATGCCGGCGATCACGCCAAGTCGATGCTCCACATCGGTACCAGCCATCGGATTCAGTACGGAATCGGTGAGTTTGCCAACGAATTCGGCGACTTCCGCAGTAGTCGGCAGCTTGTCGGCGATGGCGGCCACGCGCTCCTTGTCCTGTGGGTAGCGCTCGTAGAACTGAGTCGTCTTGCGCACCATGCGCGGGAAGGTATGCTCGTACACTTCAGCGGCGTCGGCCGGCACGTGCGGGATGCCGCCGGTGGTGAAGCTGGCGATTACGCCGGCCGGGAACAGGGACAGTGTGGTCAGGGTCAGGAAGCCGCCGTAGCTTTGGCCCATCGTCACCCACTTGCGGCCACCGAATTCGGTCAGGCGCAGATGTTCGAAGTCACGCACGATGGAATCGGCAAGGAACTTCTTCAGGTAGTCGGCCTGGGCTCGGGCGCCTGCCACGGCATCATCGTCGTGCGCGGCGGCGATGCGGGCCATGGCGTGCGTGTCCACGCGCGAGGAGCGGCCGGTGCCGCGCTGGTCGGGCAGGATCACCCGGAAGTGCCTGATGGCCTCCTCGATCCATCCGTCGGAGGTCGGGCTGTTGAGGCGCGGGCCGGCACCGCCGGGACCGCCTTGCAGGAAGATCAGCAGGGGCAGGTCGTCATGCACGTGTTCGGGCGCGGTGACCACGCGATAGAACAGTTTGATGGTTTCCCCGTCGAATGCCCGTCCGGGCTCGTGGCCGGTCCAGTCGAGCGGAACATCGATGGAATGGTCCTCTATGGCCAGTCCGGGCACGTGGTATTTGCTCAGCATTGTCATGGTTCAAGACTCTAGTCCACAAACTCTAGTCCACAAATCCTCCTGAAGAGTGATACCGGTTCGTCTCCGGACACGCTAGCCTTGTGCGTTATGGAGATGATGGCGCGCGTGAGGGCATGGTGCGCACGGGAGTCGACCCGCACACTGCTATGGGACACGTTGCTCGCCGCGGCGCTGATCGCCGGTTGCGTGCCGTTCAACGCCTCCACCAACCCTGATGCCGGCATATTGTTTCCCGCAACTCAGGCGTCGATGACGCTGTGGTCGCTGCCGGTCTTCGTGCCGCTGATGCTGCGCAGGTATCGCCCGGAGCCGGCGGCCTGGCTGTTCGTGGCGCTGACCATCACGCATCTTGTGTTCGGCCCGGCGATCACGTATTTCGATTTCTACGCCCTGATCATGGTGTATTCGGTGATTCTGTACGGCAATCCCCGACATTCCTGGCGGTTCATCGTCACGGCGTTCGTCATGGGACTGGTCGCGGCGACGGTCTGGTCGGTGTCTTTCAACGTGGGTCCGCTGTTCGCCGGACCTTCCTCCGGTTCGCGCGTCATCCGCGACGGCTGGCTGGCCGATGCCATCACGATGCCCGCATGCCCGGCGGTCACCGGCGTCGTGGGGGCAAACGGCGCCGTCAACTGCGGGGCCAAGATGCTCGCTGACTTCGGCATGGAGGCGGCGTTCATCGAATCGAGCGTGCTGAGCGTCATCATCATGGCCTTGTGGCAGCGAGCGCGCAACGCCACGCTGGCGGCCATGCGCGAGCGCAACGCCTCCATTGTGGCGAAAGAGGCCGAGGAGACGCGCATCGCGGCGTTGGCCGAACGCGCACGCATCGCCCGTGATATGCATGACGTGGTGGCACATACGCTCTCCACGATTATTGTGCAGTCGGATGGCGGCCGGTATGCGGGTGCGCATGATCTGGCCATCGCCAAGCACACGATGGGTACGATTCGGCATGAGGCCGAACGCGCGCAGCATGATATGCAGCGTCTGTTCAATGTGTTCGGTGCGAGTGGCAGTGCCGGATATGCCGACATCGATTCGCTGTTTGATGGTCATCTGGTGGTGTCCCGGCATATGACCGGCAAAGCGCAACCTGACCGGCTGTCCGCCGACGCGGAAACCGCCGTGTTCCGTCTTGTGCAGGAAGCGCTGACCAATACGCGCAAACATGCGGGCGAGGGCGCTAAAGCCACCATCGATGAAATCTGGTCAAACGATGTGCTGTCGATTACCATATCCGATAACGGCCGTGGCGCGGCGTCTGCAGCAGACGGTCATAAGCCCGGATACGGATTGGTTGGTATGCATGAACGCATTGAGTCGTTGGGTGGCAGCGTGCAGGCCGGCCCAGGGCCGAATGGTGGCTTTATTGTGGCGGCTACGATTCCGCTCTCCCCTGCCGCCCCACAGTCTGGCACCGATACGGAGGATCCGGTGCTAACCGTTATCTCGCGTATACGAGGATTGATGGATCGGGCGCGCCCCAAAGTACTCGACCAAGGAGATACGCGTGAGTCGAACTGGGTGGGTCGATTTGCGCAGTGGACCGAGCGGCACTATCTTCTGATGGACGTTATCGCCACTATCGTGCTGATTGCGCTATTTGATTCCGCCACGTATGGCGATTTGCAAATGATCGGCAATGCCCCGTATTCGCCGAACCGCGTGCCGACTATAACGCTGACGATTATTATGCTTTCACCTTTGGCGTTCCGCCGCCGCTTCCCAGAGGGCAGCGCGCTGGCGATGGCGGTGCTGTCTGCTGTGCAACTGTTGTTCTTGCCATCGATCTTGACCATCAATATGTATGCGATGGTATCCGTGTATTCGGCGGTATTGTATGGACGAGAGTCCGCTTGGCGCTGGGTGAGCGTGGCGCTGGCAGCCGATTCGTGGCTTGCGGGCATCAAGGTGATGGCTGGGTGGAATGGATACAGTCAGCTGTTCCATCTGTTTTTGCCCGATGGTAGTTCCATGCTCTCAAAATGGAGGCTGGTTTTGTCCGGCTTGCTGCCGGGCGTGGGAATCATGTTGGTCGGTTTTGCCTGCATTGCGATGGCTCGATGGAGCCGTTCGCGTGGCGCAAACGCTCTGGTGCTGTTGCAACGCGAGGAGGCGCTGCGAGCCGAGCAGGAGCGGCAAAAGGTGCTGGCGGCCAACTTAGAGCGCAACCGTATTAGTGCGGCGATGCAAACCGAAGTACTGACCACGCTGGAATCGGTGATCGCGCAGGCTGATGAGGGACTGGTGATGCTCAACGCCGAACCTGCGCCTGATAGTATGCAGATTGCAGAGGCTTTTGCCGCGATTGGCGCTCGGGGGCGTGCCGCATTGGCTCGTATGCGTCAGCTGTTGAAAGTGTTGCGTGAAACCGGGTTCAGCGACGAGACCCATGAGGGTGTGCAGCCGGATATGCAGTTGCGACCGGCGGCTTCGTTGGATAGTCAGATGCAACACGCGGGAACGTTACCCCGATGAGAGCCTTGCCCAATAAGAACTCAGGGAACAATCAGGGTGTTTATGGAGCGGCGCTCCGATAGGAAACGGATACAGTGGAGAGCATGAACGAGAGCAGAAGCATTCGCGTGATTATTGCGGACGACCAGGAGCTGGTGCGTGCCGGTTTTGCCATGGTCATTGGTTCGCAGCCGGATATGGAGGTGGTCGGGCAGGCGTCCGACGGCGCCCAAGCCGTGGCGTTGGCGGAATCCTTGCATCCCGACGTGGTGCTGATGGATGTGCGCATGCCCGGCATGGACGGCATTGAGGCCACGAGCCGTATTACCTCGCTCTCCGCCGCGCCGGGCGACGCGACCGTCTCGGCCGAATCGGCTGACGACCGGCCGACGCGCGTAATCATTCTGACGACGTTCGATTTGGACGAGTATGTGATGGCGGCCATCAATGCCGGTGCCTCGGGCTTCCTGCTCAAGGACACCGAACCGGAAACGTTGCTCAATTCGATTCGTACTGTATTCCAAGGCAATGCGATTATCGCGCCTTCCGCCACCAAGCGACTCATCGAAAAGATGATGCAGGACGGTTACGCGCAGCATGGTTCGCTGACCGGCGATGTCGCGCGCTCCGGTGCCGTGTACAGTTCCGCCGTCGGCGTCTCTGGCGGTGCGGCCGGCAACGGTGCCGGCTCGATGACCGGCATCCCCTCCCCTGCCGGAGCCGCTTCCGACGGTTCCAATACGTCACGCCCAGCATACACCGATCCCGAACTGGATCTGCTTACCGACCGTGAACGCGAGGTGCTGGTGGAGATCGCCCATGGTCTGAGCAATCAGGAGATCGCGGACAAGCTCTTTATCTCTCTTCCCACCGTCAAAACCCACGTGGCGCATATCCTCGCCAAAATCAACGCCCGTGACCGCGTACAGGCTGTAGTCTTCGCGTACGATAACGGGCTGGTGTAACAAAAAAGCTCCCTCTGATGAGGGAGCTTATTGCTCTACGCTTCGGCCAAGGCTTCAACTGGTGGCGTTTTGACGGCTCGGCGGGCGGGTGCCACGCTGGCGAGGAGAGCGGCGAGCGCGGCGACGCCGAGCACCACACCGTTGGTGGCCCATTCGAACGGGAACACGGTGTCGCCATACAAACTAAACACCATGTAGGATCCGAGCCAGCCGAACAGGGTACCCAATACCACTCCCACCACGCCGGAGACGAGCGAAAGCAGCAACGCTTCCACCGCCAGCGAGCGCCGCAGTTGGCCGCGCGTCATGCCGATGGCACGCAAGGTGGCGGATTCGCGTGTGCGTTCGATCACCGACAGACTCAGCGTGTTCGCTACGCCGACCAAGGCGATGAGCACAGCCACCGCAATCAAACCGACCAACAATGCCATCATGCCGTTGATCATGGTCTCCCATTGCGTACGTTCGGCCACCGGACCGGTCACGGTAACACCAGCACTAGCGGAGAACACATTCTGCACGTTGGTGAATACGTCGTTCAGCGCAACACCCGCGCCTTCGGCGTCAATACGCATAAGCATGATATGCCCGTCGGCCTTGATTCCACCGTTGGTGAAGTGGCTGGCGGCCACGAAGGCGACCGCGGCGTAGTTGGAGGCAATGCGGCGATAGTCCACCTTCCGCGGTTTGAGCGTCAGCGTCTGTGTGCCGCCGGATTGTCCATTGCCGTTTTCGGCGCTGCCGTTCGCATCATTACCGGACGGACCATTGGTGGCATCGGCTTGTGCTTCGGCCGCTCCAGCCGTGAACGTAACGCTCTTGTCCAGCGGAATATCCTTGCCTGTAGCGGCGGAATACTTGGGCATCAGTACGGAATCGCCATCAATGGTCACACCGGACAAATCGGAGCGCACCACCTTGCGCAGCGCGTCGACGCCATCCACGCCCACGACCAGCACACTCAGACTCTTGCCGTCGGCATCCTTCATGGTCATCATGCGGGTCGGCGCGTAGATACTGCTCTGAACGCCCTTGACTTTGGCTGCCTCGCTGGCCTGTTTGCCAGTCATATCGGTGCCAGCGGCAATCATGTCGACGCTGTAGCGCGTGGTCAGCGCCTCGTTCATGGTTTGCTTGGCACTGGCGGCACCGGTGGCGATGGTGGAGACCAGCGTCACGCCGATAAGCAGTGCGGCACCGGTGGCGGCCACGCGGCGCGGGTTCTTCTGAATGTTCGCATGTGCCACTTTGGCGGACGGACCGGCCAGTGCAACCAGCGCGCCCACGCCGCGCATGAGCACCGGCAGCCAGAACGTGGCGGAAAGCACCAGTCCAAGGAAGATCAATGCACATCCGATGATGGCGGCGAGCAGCACCAGCGGATACTGCTTGTCGGCCATTGAATCACGTCCGGCGATTTTCTCGGACATCTGCCATACAGAGAATGCGCACAGTGCCACGCCGGCCGCAATCAGCAGCATGGAAATCACGGCGCGGACCACACCGGCCCGTCGCGTGTCGGTCAGTTCGATGGGTCGCAACGCTTCCAGCGGGGTGACGGCGGTAGCGGAACGCGCGGAGCCTAGCGAGGCAATCACCGTCATAATGATGCCGAATGCCACCGGTACGGTGAACGCCGGGCGGGACAGCACCAGTCGCATGTTCATGTCGGTGGCCTGCATGATGCCGGACCGGCACAGCGCTTCCATAAGGGCGATGCCGAGGCCCACGCCCAGCACGGAGGCGATCAGTCCCAGCACGCCGGCTTCGAACAGCACACCGGCATACAACTGTTTCTTGTTCGCGCCGATGGTACGCAGCAGCGCGAGCGTGCGGCGGCGTTGCGCCACGAGGACGCGGAAGGTGTTGGCGATGACCAGCGAGGCCACCAGCATGGCGAGTATGCCGAAACTCAACAGGAATATGGTGGTGATGCTGGTTTCGCCCGCGCTCATGCTCGCGATGGATCGTTCGGCGTATGAGGCTCGGGACTGGACGCTGAAATGCTTGGGGAGCAGGGCGTTGATCTGTGCGACCGCGGCCGTCGCGGCCGCATCGCCCGCACCATCGATGTCGAGGTAGATCATGCTGGCGGGCAGTTCGTTGAAATCGTCGCCGCCTCCCATCGCGGCGATCACGTTGTCGGAGAGCACGGAGGCGCCGCCGTAGTAGGGGTAGGCACCGTTCGGATCGTCGGTCAGGCCGACCACGCGCACGGTCATGCCGGAGTCGGCGGCCGTGTCGGTGCCGTCGGATGGGGCGGACGCGCCGGACGCGGCATCGGAATCACCGTCGTGCGAGCTCGCGCCATCGGCGTTCTGGGCCGACTCATCACCAGCGTCACCGGTATTACCGGCCGAATCGCCGGTCTTGCCCGCATACTGCGCCGCCTGCGAGTTGACGGTCACACGGTCCCCTACCTTGACGCCGAGCTGGTCGGCCACGGACTTGGTCAGGGCGATCTCGTTGCTGTCCGCCGGCTGGTCTCCTTGCGTGATGGTGACCGGCAGCAGCGTGCGTTTTGTGGCGGTGGTGATGACGTAGCTGTTGGCATGCTTGTTGCCACGGGTTACGGTCACAGGACCCGCGTAGCCGGCACGTGCGTCCTTGACGCCTTTGGTGGCGCGGATGCGGTCAAGCTGGAAGTCGTTAACCGTGCGCGTGTAGATGTAGTCCTGGTCCTTATCGGTCAGGTCCTTGCCGCTATCCGGGCTGATCACGTAGTTCGCGCCGCCGAGCTGGGCGGTGTTCTGGGCGGCAAGCGCATCGTTCATCGCGTTGCCGAATAGGAAGGTAGCGGCGATGAACGCAGCGCCGATCAGGATGGCGATGCCTGCCGGAATTAGCATCCTGGCGCTTTTCTTCATAAGTTTCAGAGTGATGGAAAACATGGGGGTGTCCTGTCTCTCGCTTTCCGGCTCAGCGAGCGTGCTGTACGACGGCGCGGGCATGGCGCATGGTGCCGGTTCTCCCAGCTGGGGGCAATGGAGCGTCGGTGATAGGCAGGTTGGGCACATCCTTTACGCCGGCAAGACGGGCGAGCGTGTCGGCGCGTGTGCTGGTGACGGCAGTGCGCGCGGCACGTTCGCGTTCGGACATAAGCAGCTCGTTCATCGTTTCGGCAGTGGGATTCGCTTCGTCGGCCACGATCTGTCCGTCGGCGAATACGATGGCACGGTCGGCGTAGGAGGCGGCCACCGCATCGTGTGTGACCATGACGATGGTTTGGCCAAGCTCGTTGACCGAACGCTTCAGGAAGCTGAGCACTTCGGCGCTGGAAACGGAGTCGAGGTTGCCGGTCGGCTCGTCAGCGAACACCAGCTTCGGCTTGGTAATCAGCGCGCGGGCGATGGCCACGCGCTGCTGCTGGCCACCGGACAGTTCATTCGGTCGGTGGTTCAGGCGCTGCTTCAGTCCCAGGGTATCGACGAGCAGGTCGAACCAGGCGTGGTCGGGCTTGTCTCCGGCGAGAGTCAGTGGCATGAGGATGTTCTGTTCGGCGGTGAACATGGGCAACAGGTTGAAGCTTTGGAAGATGAAGCCGATCTTGTGGCGACGTAGCAAGGTGAGCTGCTTGTCGTCCATGCGGGTCAGGTCTGCCCCGCCGAAAAGAATATGCCCGGATGTGGCGGAGTCGAGGCCGGCGAGCGTGTGCATAAGCGTGGATTTGCCGGAGCCGGAAGGGCCCATGATGGCGGTGAATTTGCCGCGTTCGAAACTCACGTTCACGCCGCGCAGGGCATGGACCATATTGCTGCCGGTGCCGTAGTTCTTGACCAAGTCGACGGCCTGAATAGCGATGCCGCGCGATGCGGCCGGGTTCTGCACGTTCATAATGTCTCTCCATATTTGGCCGGGCCTTATGCCCGGATGACGATTCCAACTTATGAAGAAATAACGGCGCGCCCCATCGTGCGCCAGACTGAATTGGGCGGTCGGCCACGCGCCGGCCCTCATCCTTGAGGATTATGTCGTCTCAGGTCTCACACTATTCATGCCTCTGCGCAAACAGTGTGAGGCCAACCGAATATAAAACGAACAACGACATCCGACAATCGGCGAAATATCGCGGATTGTCAACATGTGTGATTGGGTGATGATGTGCGTTTGCCTCACACATTTTTTTGGCGACGGTCATTTTTGTGTGAGGCATACAGACGCAAGAAAGCCCGCACTGCATGACGTCAGTGCGAGCTTCCTACTCCTTGGGTCAAGCGATCAGGCGGAAGGCACCCCATGCGGCTCGATGATTCGCGATGCACCCCATTAGCATCGCGCCCCTTCTCATCGGGCTGTCAACCTTTCTGTCGACCTCACTTGGCCAAGCCGGAAGCGCGAAGGGCTTCGAAGCCGCCCTTCAGGTCATCGAGGATGTCCTCGATGTTCTCGGTGCCGATGGACAGGCGGATGGTGCCCTGGTGAATGCCCTGGTCCTCGAGCTCTTCCAAGGTCTCCTGGGAGTGCGTGGTGGAAGCCGGGTGGATGACGAGGGACTTTGCGTCGGCCACATTGGCAAGCAGAGAGAACAGGTGCAGATTGTCGATGAAGACGCGAGCCGCATCCTTTCCGCCCTTGATATCGAAGGTGAAGATGGAGCCTGCTCCGTTCGGGAAGTACTTCTCGTACAGGTCGTGATCCGGACGGCCCGGGATGGACGGGTGGGAAACGGACTCGACTTCCGGCACGGTCTGCAGGTACTCGACGACCTTCAGCGCGTTCTGGACGTGGCGCTCAACACGCAGGGACAGGGTTTCGGTGCCCTGCAGCAGCAGGAAGGCGGCGAACGGGGACAGGGTGGCACCGGTATCGCGCAGCAGGATGGCGCGGATACGGGTCACGAAGGCGGTGCCGCCGAGAGCCTCGTAGAAGTTCAGGCCATGGTAGGAGGGGTCCGGCTCGGTCAGGGTCGGGAACTTGCCCGGAACCGCATTCCAGTCGAAGTTGCCGCCTTCAACAATCACACCACCCAAAGTGGTGCCGTGGCCGCCGATGAACTTGGTGGCGGATTCAACCACCACGTCGGCGCCGTGCTCCAGCGGGCGGAACAGGTACGGGGTGGCGAAGGTGTTGTCCACGATCACCGGCAGGTTGTGCTTGTGGGCGATTTCGGAGATTGCCTCGAAATCCGGCAGATCAGCGTTCGGGTTGCCGAAGGTCT
The window above is part of the Bifidobacterium longum subsp. infantis ATCC 15697 = JCM 1222 = DSM 20088 genome. Proteins encoded here:
- a CDS encoding alpha/beta fold hydrolase; translated protein: MTMLSKYHVPGLAIEDHSIDVPLDWTGHEPGRAFDGETIKLFYRVVTAPEHVHDDLPLLIFLQGGPGGAGPRLNSPTSDGWIEEAIRHFRVILPDQRGTGRSSRVDTHAMARIAAAHDDDAVAGARAQADYLKKFLADSIVRDFEHLRLTEFGGRKWVTMGQSYGGFLTLTTLSLFPAGVIASFTTGGIPHVPADAAEVYEHTFPRMVRKTTQFYERYPQDKERVAAIADKLPTTAEVAEFVGKLTDSVLNPMAGTDVEHRLGVIAGMAAHGFPLLPNGDPLTVERFQCLGGDFGMKPSFERVHWILDDAFLDGDGTVRDGSPLSDEFLSKVMAATSSRPLYWPLQEFIYANGELDEPIRWAAQRVRDGKPEFDAVARPLNFTGEAMFPWMFEQESALRPFRPAMDLLMEDTHFGVIYDEEQLARNEVPLQAAVYFDDMYVDSGLQLDTLSRVGNSHYWTTNEFEHDGLHGPLVFKHLYDEALNRGDLEALF
- a CDS encoding sensor histidine kinase; amino-acid sequence: MARVRAWCARESTRTLLWDTLLAAALIAGCVPFNASTNPDAGILFPATQASMTLWSLPVFVPLMLRRYRPEPAAWLFVALTITHLVFGPAITYFDFYALIMVYSVILYGNPRHSWRFIVTAFVMGLVAATVWSVSFNVGPLFAGPSSGSRVIRDGWLADAITMPACPAVTGVVGANGAVNCGAKMLADFGMEAAFIESSVLSVIIMALWQRARNATLAAMRERNASIVAKEAEETRIAALAERARIARDMHDVVAHTLSTIIVQSDGGRYAGAHDLAIAKHTMGTIRHEAERAQHDMQRLFNVFGASGSAGYADIDSLFDGHLVVSRHMTGKAQPDRLSADAETAVFRLVQEALTNTRKHAGEGAKATIDEIWSNDVLSITISDNGRGAASAADGHKPGYGLVGMHERIESLGGSVQAGPGPNGGFIVAATIPLSPAAPQSGTDTEDPVLTVISRIRGLMDRARPKVLDQGDTRESNWVGRFAQWTERHYLLMDVIATIVLIALFDSATYGDLQMIGNAPYSPNRVPTITLTIIMLSPLAFRRRFPEGSALAMAVLSAVQLLFLPSILTINMYAMVSVYSAVLYGRESAWRWVSVALAADSWLAGIKVMAGWNGYSQLFHLFLPDGSSMLSKWRLVLSGLLPGVGIMLVGFACIAMARWSRSRGANALVLLQREEALRAEQERQKVLAANLERNRISAAMQTEVLTTLESVIAQADEGLVMLNAEPAPDSMQIAEAFAAIGARGRAALARMRQLLKVLRETGFSDETHEGVQPDMQLRPAASLDSQMQHAGTLPR
- a CDS encoding response regulator transcription factor, producing the protein MNESRSIRVIIADDQELVRAGFAMVIGSQPDMEVVGQASDGAQAVALAESLHPDVVLMDVRMPGMDGIEATSRITSLSAAPGDATVSAESADDRPTRVIILTTFDLDEYVMAAINAGASGFLLKDTEPETLLNSIRTVFQGNAIIAPSATKRLIEKMMQDGYAQHGSLTGDVARSGAVYSSAVGVSGGAAGNGAGSMTGIPSPAGAASDGSNTSRPAYTDPELDLLTDREREVLVEIAHGLSNQEIADKLFISLPTVKTHVAHILAKINARDRVQAVVFAYDNGLV
- a CDS encoding ABC transporter permease is translated as MFSITLKLMKKSARMLIPAGIAILIGAAFIAATFLFGNAMNDALAAQNTAQLGGANYVISPDSGKDLTDKDQDYIYTRTVNDFQLDRIRATKGVKDARAGYAGPVTVTRGNKHANSYVITTATKRTLLPVTITQGDQPADSNEIALTKSVADQLGVKVGDRVTVNSQAAQYAGKTGDSAGNTGDAGDESAQNADGASSHDGDSDAASGASAPSDGTDTAADSGMTVRVVGLTDDPNGAYPYYGGASVLSDNVIAAMGGGDDFNELPASMIYLDIDGAGDAAATAAVAQINALLPKHFSVQSRASYAERSIASMSAGETSITTIFLLSFGILAMLVASLVIANTFRVLVAQRRRTLALLRTIGANKKQLYAGVLFEAGVLGLIASVLGVGLGIALMEALCRSGIMQATDMNMRLVLSRPAFTVPVAFGIIMTVIASLGSARSATAVTPLEALRPIELTDTRRAGVVRAVISMLLIAAGVALCAFSVWQMSEKIAGRDSMADKQYPLVLLAAIIGCALIFLGLVLSATFWLPVLMRGVGALVALAGPSAKVAHANIQKNPRRVAATGAALLIGVTLVSTIATGAASAKQTMNEALTTRYSVDMIAAGTDMTGKQASEAAKVKGVQSSIYAPTRMMTMKDADGKSLSVLVVGVDGVDALRKVVRSDLSGVTIDGDSVLMPKYSAATGKDIPLDKSVTFTAGAAEAQADATNGPSGNDANGSAENGNGQSGGTQTLTLKPRKVDYRRIASNYAAVAFVAASHFTNGGIKADGHIMLMRIDAEGAGVALNDVFTNVQNVFSASAGVTVTGPVAERTQWETMINGMMALLVGLIAVAVLIALVGVANTLSLSVIERTRESATLRAIGMTRGQLRRSLAVEALLLSLVSGVVGVVLGTLFGWLGSYMVFSLYGDTVFPFEWATNGVVLGVAALAALLASVAPARRAVKTPPVEALAEA
- a CDS encoding ABC transporter ATP-binding protein translates to MNVQNPAASRGIAIQAVDLVKNYGTGSNMVHALRGVNVSFERGKFTAIMGPSGSGKSTLMHTLAGLDSATSGHILFGGADLTRMDDKQLTLLRRHKIGFIFQSFNLLPMFTAEQNILMPLTLAGDKPDHAWFDLLVDTLGLKQRLNHRPNELSGGQQQRVAIARALITKPKLVFADEPTGNLDSVSSAEVLSFLKRSVNELGQTIVMVTHDAVAASYADRAIVFADGQIVADEANPTAETMNELLMSERERAARTAVTSTRADTLARLAGVKDVPNLPITDAPLPPAGRTGTMRHARAVVQHAR
- a CDS encoding O-acetylhomoserine aminocarboxypropyltransferase/cysteine synthase family protein encodes the protein MVENNKKYRFETLQLHVGQEQADPATDSRAVPIYATTSYVFHNFDHAEARFGLADPGNIYGRLTNTTQGVFEDRIAALEGGTAGLAVASGAAAVEYAVRNITQSGDHIVAAKNIYGGTFNLLRHTLPRDGITTTFVSAENPQEFEDAIQENTKLVYFETFGNPNADLPDFEAISEIAHKHNLPVIVDNTFATPYLFRPLEHGADVVVESATKFIGGHGTTLGGVIVEGGNFDWNAVPGKFPTLTEPDPSYHGLNFYEALGGTAFVTRIRAILLRDTGATLSPFAAFLLLQGTETLSLRVERHVQNALKVVEYLQTVPEVESVSHPSIPGRPDHDLYEKYFPNGAGSIFTFDIKGGKDAARVFIDNLHLFSLLANVADAKSLVIHPASTTHSQETLEELEDQGIHQGTIRLSIGTENIEDILDDLKGGFEALRASGLAK